A window from Peromyscus eremicus chromosome 1, PerEre_H2_v1, whole genome shotgun sequence encodes these proteins:
- the Tnrc6a gene encoding trinucleotide repeat-containing gene 6A protein isoform X3, producing the protein MQLVAEPGLEARCPGSQDTPLPEEWNRDLVQEEEQLMEEKKKKKDDKKKKEAAQKKATEQKIKVPEQIKPSVSQPQPANSDNGTSTATSTNNNAKRATASNQQPPPQQQQQQQEQQQQQQQQPQALPRYPREVPPRFRHQEHKQLLKRGQHFPVIAANLGSAVKVLNSQSESSAVTNQQPQNNGEVQNSKNQSDINHNTSGSHYENCQRGPVSSTSDCSTSPKNAVKDLLEKEAWPSAPGTDPELASECMDADSASSSESERNITVMASGNTGGEKDGLRNSTGLGSQSKFVVGSSSNNVGHGSSTGPWGFPHGAIISTCQVSVDAPESKSENSNNRMNAWGTVSSSSNGGLNPSTLNSASNHGAWPVLENNGLALKGPVGSGSSGINIQCSTIGQLPNNQSINSKVSGSSTHGTWGSLQETCEPEVSGTQKVSFSGQPQNITTETTGPNNTTNFMTSSLPNSGSVQNNELPTSNPGAWRVSTMNHPQIQAPSVMNGTSLSHLSNGESKTGGSYGTTWGAYGSNYSGDKCAGPNGQANGDTVNATLMQPGINGPIGTNFQVNTNKGGGVWEPGTTNSQSSPWGSGNGANSGGSRRGWGSPAQNTGTSLPSVEWNKLPSNQHSNDSANGNGKKFTNGWKSTEEEDQGSATSQTSEQNSVWAKTGGAVESDGSTESTGRLEEKVTGEGQSRDRRKIDQHTLLQSIVNRTDLDPRVLSNSGWGQTPIKQNTAWDTETSPRGERKTDNGTEAWGSSATQTFNSGACVDKTSPNSNDTSSVSGWGDPKPTLRWGDSKGSNCQGGWEDDSAATGMIKSNQWGNCKEEKSAWNDSQKNKQGWGDGQKSSQGWSISAGDNWGETSRSNHWGEANKKSSSGGSDSDRSISGWNELGKTSSFTWGNNINPNNSSGWDESSKPNSSQGWGDPPKCNQSLGWGDSSKPVSSPDWNKQQDIVGSWGIPPATGKPPGTGWLGGPIPAPTKEEEPTGWEEPSPESIRRKMEIDDGTSAWGDPSKYNYKNVNMWNKNIPDGSGRPDQQAQMHRLLPSANAVSSKEASGGSGWGEPWGEPSTPATTVDNGTSAWGKPIDSGPSWGEPITAASSASTWGSSSVGPQSLSKSGPKSMQDGWCGDDMPLPGSRPTGWEEEEDVEIGMWNSNSSQELNSSLNWPPYTKKMSSKGLSGKKRRRERGMMKGGNKQEDAWINPFVKQFSNISFSRDSPEENVQSNKMDLSGGMLQDKRMEIDKHSLNIGDYNRTVGKGPGSRPQISKESSMERNPYFDKDGIVADESQNMQFMSSQSMKLPPSNSALPNQALGSIAGLGTQNLNSVRQNGNPSMFGVGNTAAQPRGMQQPPAQPLSSSQPNLRAQVPPPLLSPQVPVSLLKYAPNNGGLNPLFGPQQVAMLNQLSQLNQLSQISQLQRLLAQQQRVQNPRSVPSANRQQQDQQGRPLSVQQQMMQQSRQLDPSLLVKQQTPPSQQPLHQPAMKSFLDNVMPHTTPELQKGPSPVNAFSNFPIGLNSNLNVNMDMNSIKEPQSRLRKWTTVDSISVNTSLDQNSSKHGAISSGFRLEESPFVPYDFMNSSTSPASPPGSIGDGWPRAKSPNGSSSVNWPPEFRPGEPWKGYPNIDPETDPYVTPGSVINSLSINTVREVDHLRDRNSGSSSSLNTTLPSTSAWSSIRASNYNVPLSSTAQSTSARNSDSKLTWSPGSVTNTSLAHELWKVPLPPKNITAPSRPPPGLTGQKPPLSTWDNSPLRVGGGWGNSDARYTPGSSWGESSSGRITNWLVLKNLTPQIDGSTLRTLCMQHGPLITFHLNLPHGNALVRYSSKEEVVKAQKSLHMCVLGNTTILAEFASEEEISRFFAQSQSLTPSPGWQSLGSSQSRLGSLDCSHSFSSRTDLNHWNGAGLSGTNCGDLHGTSLWGTPHYSTSLWGPPSSSDPRGISSPSPINAFLSVDHLGGGGESM; encoded by the exons TGCCAGAACAGATAAAGCCCAGTGTAAGCCAGCCTCAGCCTGCCAACTCTGATAACGGCACTTCCACAGCAACCAGCACTAATAATAATGCCAAGCGAGCTACAGCCAGCAATCAGCAGCCGCCGccgcagcagcaacagcagcagcaggagcagcagcagcagcagcagcagcagccacaggcctTGCCTCGGTATCCTCGTGAAGTACCTCCACGATTTCGCCACCAGGAACACAAACAGCTTCTAAAGAGGGGTCAGCATTTTCCTGTCATAGCAGCAAACCTGGGATCTGCTGTTAAGGTGTTAAAcagccaatcagaaagcagtgCTGTAACAAATCAGCAGCCACAAAATAACGGAGAGGTGCAGAACAGCAAAAACCAGTCAG ATATAAATCATAATACTTCAGGATCCCATTATGAAAATTGCCAGCGGGGACCTGTGTCTTCTACAAGTGACTGTAGCACAAGCCCTAAGAATGCTGTAAAGGACTTGTTGGAAAAAGAAGCATGGCCCTCGGCCCCTGGCACTGATCCCGAGTTGGCTTCAGAATGTATGGATGCTGATTCTGCCTCCAGTTCTGAGTCAGAGAGAAACATCACTGTCATGGCTTCAGGGAACACAGGTGGTGAAAAAGATGGCCTTCGCAACAGCACTGGACTCGGTTCTCAAAGCAAGTTTGTGGTTGGTAGCAGCAGCAATAATGTGGGTCACGGAAGTAGTACTGGGCCATGGGGCTTCCCCCATGGAGCCATAATAAGCACATGTCAGGTCTCTGTGGATGCTCCTGAAAGCAAATCAGAAAATAGTAACAATAGAATGAATGCTTGGGGCACTGTAAGTTCTTCATCAAATGGAGGGTTAAATCCAAGCACTTTGAATTCAGCTAGCAACCATGGTGCCTGGCCAGTATTAGAAAACAATGGACTTGCCCTAAAAGGGCCTGTAGGGAGTGGGAGTTCTGGCATCAATATTCAGTGTAGTACCATAGGCCAGCTGCCTAACAATCAGAGTATCAACTCTAAAGTCAGTGGCTCTTCTACCCATGGTACCTGGGGCAGCCTTCAGGAAACATGTGAGCCTGAAGTAAGTGGTACACAGAAGGTTTCGTTCAGTGGTCAACCTCAGAATATCACCACTGAAACAACTGGACCAAATAACACTACTAACTTTATGACCTCTAGTTTACCAAACTCCGGTTCAGTACAGAATAATGAACTGCCTACTAGTAATCCAGGGGCCTGGCGTGTGAGCACAATGAATCATCCTCAGATACAGGCTCCGTCAGTTATGAATGGCACTTCCCTTTCTCACCTTAGCAATGGAGAGTCAAAAACTGGAGGCTCCTACGGTACTACATGGGGTGCCTATGGTTCTAATTACTCTGGAGACAAATGTGCAGGCCCTAACGGCCAAGCCAATGGTGACACTGTGAATGCAACTCTAATGCAGCCTGGCATAAATGGGCCTATAGGCACTAACTTTCAAGTTAACACAAATAAAGGGGGAGGCGTATGGGAACCTGGGACAACAAATTCCCAGAGTTCACCATGGGGAAGTGGAAATGGTGCGAATTCTGGAGGAAGTCGAAGAGGATGGGGAAGTCCTGCACAGAACACTGGCACTAGTCTACCCAGTGTTGAGTGGAACAAACTGCCTAGCAATCAGCATTCCAATGACAGTGCAAATGGCAATGGTAAGAAGTTTACAAATGGATGGAAGTCTACTGAGGAAGAGGATCAGGGTTCTGCCACATCTCAGACAAGTGAGCAAAACAGTGTGTGGGCCAAAACAGGAGGCGCAGTGGAGAGTGATGGTAGTACAGAGAGCACTGGACGCCTTGAAGAGAAAGTAACTGGGGAAGGTCAGAGTAGAGATAGAAGAAAAATTGATCAGCACACATTACTCCAAAGCATTGTAAACAGAACTGACTTAGATCCACGTGTCCTGTCCAACTCCGGTTGGGGACAGACTCCTATTAAGCAGAATACTGCCTGGGATACAGAGACATCACCCAGAGGGGAAAGAAAGACTGACAATGGGACAGAGGCCTGGGGAAGCTCTGCAACACAGACTTTTAACTCAGGGGCATGTGTAGATAAGACTAGCCCTAATAGTAATGATACCTCATCTGTATCAGGGTGGGGCGATCCCAAACCTACTCTGAGGTGGGGAGATTCCAAAGGCTCAAACTGCCAGGGGGGATGGGAAGATGATTCTGCTGCTACAGGAATGATCAAGAGCAATCAGTGGGGGAATTGCAAAGAAGAGAAGTCTGCATGGAATGATTCGCAAAAGAACAAACAGGGGTGGGGTGATGGACAAAAGTCAAGCCAAGGTTGGTCCATTTCTGCCGGTGATAATTGGGGAGAAACTTCCAGGAGTAACCATTGGGGTGAGGCTAATAAGAAATCTAGCTCAGGAGGTAGTGACAGTGACAGGTCCATTTCTGGTTGGAACGAACTTGGTAAAACTAGTTCTTTTACTTGGGGAAATAATATAAATCCAAATAATTCATCAGGATGGGATGAATCTTCTAAACCTAATTCTTCCCAGGGATGGGGAGACCCTCCAAAGTGTAATCAGTCTCTAGGTTGGGGAGATTCATCAAAACCAGTTAGTTCTCCAGATTGGAACAAGCAACAAGACATTGTTGGATCGTGGGGAATTCCACCAGCCACCGGCAAGCCTCCTGGTACAGGCTGGCTGGGAGGACCAATTCCAGCTCCAACAAAGGAGGAAGAACCCACAGGCTGGGAGGAGCCATCCCCAGAATCTATACGACGAAAAATGGAGATTGACGATGGAACTTCAGCTTGGGGCGATCCAAGCAAATACAACTACAAAAATGTGAACATGTGGAATAAAAACATCCCGGATGGCAGCGGCCGCCCCGACCAGCAAGCGCAGATGCATCGGCTGCTGCCGTCTGCAAATGCTGTCTCAAGCAAGGAGGCAAGCGGTGGCTCTG GCTGGGGTGAGCCCTGGGGAGAGCCATCTACTCCAGCCACGACTGTGGATAATGGTACTTCAGCCTGGGGTAAGCCCATAGACAGTGGTCCCAGCTGGGGAGAACCCATTACTGCAGCATCCAGTGCATCCACATGGGGCTCCAGCTCTGTTGGTCCACAATCATTAAGCAAATCTG GGCCCAAATCTATGCAAGATGGCTGGTGTGGTGATGATATGCCATTACCTGGAAGTCGCCCCACTggctgggaagaggaggaggatgtagAGATTGGAATGTGGAACAGTAACTCGTCTCAAGAGCTTAACTCATCCTTAAATTGGCCACCATATACCAAGAAAATGTCATCAAAG GGTCTGAGTGGcaaaaaaaggagaagggaaagg GGAATGATGAAAggtggaaacaaacaagaagatgCGTGGATAAATCCATTTGTTAAACAGTTTTCAAATATCAGTTTTTCA AGAGACTCACCAGAAGAAAATGTACAGAGCAATAAGATGGATCTTTCTGGAG GAATGTTACAAGACAAGCGAATGGAGATAGATAAACATAGCCTAAATATTGGTGATTACAATCGAACGGTCGGGAAAGGTCCTGGTTCTCGGCCTCAGATTTCCAAAGAGTCTTCCATGGAGCGCAATCCTTATTTTGATAAG GATGGCATTGTAGCAGATGAATCCCAAAACATGCAGTTTATGTCCAGTCAAAGCATGAAGCTTCCCCCTTCAAATAGTGCACTACCTAACCAGGCCCTTGGCTCCATAGCAGGGCTGGGTACGCAAAACTTGAATTCTGTTAGACAG AATGGCAATCCCAGTATGTTTGGTGTTGGAAACACAGCAGCACAACCCCGGGGCATGCAGCAGCCTCCAGCACAACCTCTCAGTTCATCTCAGCCTAATCTCCGTGCTCAAGTGCCTCCTCCATTACTCTCCCCTCAG GTTCCAGTTTCATTGCTGAAGTATGCACCAAACAACGGTGGCCTGAACCCGCTCTTTGGCCCTCAACAGGTAGCCATGCTGAACCAGCTATCCCAACTAAACCAGCTTTCTCAGATCTCCCAGTTACAG CGATTGTTAGCGCAGCAGCAGAGGGTGCAGAATCCGAGAAGCGTGCCTTCTGCTAACCGACAGCAGCAAGACCAGCAG GGTCGACCTCTTAGTGTCCAGCAGCAGATGATGCAACAGTCTCGTCAACTTGATCCAAGCCTGCTGGTGAAGCAGCAGACTCCGCCTTCTCAGCAGCCGCTTCATCAGCCAGCCATGAAGTCCTTCCTTGACAATGTCATGCCCCACACTACACCCGAGCTGCAGAAAGGGCCATCGCCAGTAAATGCTTTCAGCAACTTTCCTATAG gctTGAACTCAAACTTGAATGTAAATATGGATATGAACAGTATTAAAGAGCCACAGTCAAGACTAAGGAAGTGGACTACAGTGGACAGCATTTCTGTGAACACATCTTTGGATCAAAACTCCAGCAAACATG GTGCTATTTCAAGTGGTTTTAGGCTGGAAGAATCTCCATTTGTTCCCTATGACTTTATGAATAGCAGTACTTCACCAGCCAGTCCTCCAGGTTCAATAGGAGATGGCTGGCCACGTGCCAAATCGCCTAACGGCTCTAGCAGTGTTAACTGGCCACCAG AATTTCGCCCTGGTGAACCATGGAAAGGTTATCCAAACATTGACCCTGAAACTGACCCTTACGTCACTCCTGGCAGTGTGATTAACAGTCTTTCGATTAATACTGTGCGGGAAGTTGATCACCTCAGGGACAGGAACAGTG GGTCATCCTCATCCTTGAACACCACGCTGCCTTCAACTAGTGCCTGGTCATCCATTCGTGCCTCCAACTACAATGTTCCCCTCAGCAGTACAGCACAAAGCACTTCAG CCAGAAATAGTGATTCCAAATTGACGTGGTCTCCTGGTTCAGTTACAAACACCTCTCTGGCTCATGAGCTGTGGAAAGTCCCTTTGCCACCTAAAAACATCACTGCTCCATCCCGCCCACCTCCAGGGCTGACTGGTCAGAAGCCACCCTTGTCTACGTGGGATAATTCTCCCCTTCGTGTAGGTGGAGGATGGGGAAATTCTGATGCCAGATACACCCCAG gtTCCAGCTGGGGTGAGAGCAGCTCAGGGAGAATAACGAATTGGCTTGTTTTGAAAAACCTCACACCTCAG ATTGACGGCTCAACTCTGCGCACCCTGTGCATGCAGCATGGCCCACTGATTACATTCCATCTGAACCTCCCACATGGAAATGCTCTGGTCCGTTACAGTTCAAAAGAAGAGGTAGTGAAGGCACAAAAGTCTCTGCACAT GTGTGTGCTGGGGAACACTACTATTCTCGCTGAGTTTGCCAGTGAAGAGGAGATCAGTCGCTTCTTTGCACAAAGTCAGTCTCTGACCCCTTCTCCTGGCTGGCAGTCTCTCGGGTCCAGCCAGAGCCGGCTGGGCTCCCTCGACTGTTCCCACTCATTCTCCAGCCGGACCGATCTCAATCACTGGAATGGTGCTGGGCTGTCGGGAACTAACTGTGGAGACCTTCACGGCACTTCCCTCTGGGGGACCCCACATTattccacaagcctgtggggtCCCCCAAGCAGCAGCGACCCCCGGGGAATTAGCAGCCCATCCCCCAttaatgcttttctttctgttgaccacctgggtgggggtggagagtcCATGTAA